A stretch of Toxoplasma gondii ME49 chromosome V, whole genome shotgun sequence DNA encodes these proteins:
- a CDS encoding ADP-ribosylation factor family protein 2, putative (encoded by transcript TGME49_212950) translates to MVLLKVLRKTKQKEKELRLLMLGLDNAGKTTIVKRINGDDWDTVSPTLGFSISTFAFQGYKLNIWDVGGQRTIRSFWRNYFEETDGVVWVVDSADRPRLEICREELHKLMKEERLAGATLLVFANKQDVPSAMTAAEISQALDLDAMKESRHWSIAACSAWEGAGLLEGIHWLVEDISSRMFVRS, encoded by the exons ATGGTGCTCCTCAAGGTTTTGCGgaagacaaagcagaaggagaaagaacttCGCCTCCTGATGCT AGGTCTGGACAACGCAGGAAAGACGACGATTGTCAAGCGAATCAACGGAGACGACTGGGACACGGTCTCGCCgactctcggcttctccatTAGCACCTTCGCCTTCCAGGG ATACAAGTTGAACATCTGGGACGTTGGGGGCCAGCGAACGATTCGTTCCTTCTGGAGAAATTACtttgaggagacagacggcgtCGTGTGGGTGGTGGACTCTGCGGACCGGCCGCGTCTGGAGATTTGTCGCGAGGAGCTTCACAAACTGATGAAAGAGGAA cGCTTGGCAGGAGCGacgctcctcgtcttcgcaaACAAGCAAGACGTCCCCTCTGCAATGACAGCAGCCGAAATTTCGCAG GCGCTTGATCTGGATGCGATGAAAGAGAGTCGTCATTGGAgcatcgctgcatgcagcgcctgGGAGGGCGCCGGTCTTCTGGAGGGAATTCACTGGCTCGTGGAGGACATTTCTTCGCGAATGTTTGTCCGAAGTTGA
- a CDS encoding hypothetical protein (encoded by transcript TGME49_212955) has translation MHAFLCAEEERLFLAELVFSVEKNGLSLLRFSSFACAWHPSQTPVKFAHLCPRRSPCRCKEIEEGLAFKFNSPSPREDKVVAFHGFSALLRCPNSLRTSSCGETSSLHWSVRRELSVASLRRREAIFSSKARRTPEATGGVEVKETRGAVETRRLVV, from the exons atgcatgcgttcctttgcgcggaggaagaacgatTGTTTCTTGCTGAGCTTGTGTTCTCCGTCGAAAAAAacggtctctctcttcttcgcttttcttctttcgcttgtGCTTGGCACCCTTCGCAGACTCCTGTGAAATTCGCCCACCTCTGCCCCCGTCGCTCTCCCTGCAGATGCAAAGAAATAGAGGAGGGCCTCGCCTTCAAGTTCAACTCTCCCTCTCCgcgagaagacaaagttGTTGCTTTCCACGGattttctgctcttctccggTGTCCTAACAGTCTTCGGACCTCCTCTTGCGGCGAAACTTCCTCGCTTCATTGGAGTGTGAGGCGGGAGCTGAGCGTCGCCTCCctgcgacggcgagaggcgaTATTCTCGTCAAAG gcTAGAAGAACGCCCGAGGCTACGGGAGGCGTTGAAGTCAAGGAAACGAGGGGAGCAGTTGAAACGCGCCGCTTGGTTGTGTGA
- a CDS encoding hypothetical protein (encoded by transcript TGME49_212960), translated as MQVSSDSRAVETGAVQSEDRQSADSLEESETPLPSVGLLLQVIAEHKKREHLQLSLIASLEAQLAETRACVSEYRACHDVASNRLRTVVVDPAVSLEIKTLRRKLFDTETLLRRAKEQLAAQNFSGQSVMGQRLINKCKTLQEENNELGRSLAETHLQPLTVEVAGLKKHVAFLRGELRQLRELNSDMDRDNETMALQLQELSTTVAGVTAERDQLQQEVTSLREQLESLRVSGSPRQAQNYYGPNERYPESADGSRPSRSTREGSWHAGASAETRSSSRRDRSRYAEKDREYEANGRGDSKEVVDCVRREREERACSREVDASKVDGRDSRHALPFYASVRRDETHHAGASESRRTERGASRGSYKDYGAGMRHHTHERDWRREEDKERSGRSERDYKVRADRGRTTKDERERRYD; from the exons ATGCAAGTCTCCAGCGACAGTCGAGCTGTCGAGACGGGAGCTGTCCAGAGCGAGGACCGCCAGTCTGCGGACTCCCTGGAAGAATCTGAGAcgcctctcccctctgttGGGCTGCTGCTGCAAGTGATCGCAGAGCACAAG AAGCGCGAGCACTTGCAGCTCTCGCTTATCGCCTCGCTGGAGGCGCAGCTCGCGGAGACTCGGGCGTGTGTCTCCGAGTATCGCGCATGTCACGATGTTGCGAGCAATCGCCTGCGCACCGTCGTAGTCGACCCTGCCGTCAGTTTGGAAATCAAGACGCTCCGGAGAAAACTCTTCGACACAGAAACGCTCCTCCGCCGCGCGAAGGAGCAACTCGCTGCGCAGAACTTCTCGGGCCAGAG TGTTATGGGCCAGCGTCTGATCAACAAATGCAAAACTCTGCAGGAGGAAAACAACGAGCTGGGCCGTTCTCTCGCCGAGACGCACCTGCAGCCTCTGACGGTCGAAGTTGCGGGTCTGAAGAAACATGTCGCTTTCTTGCGTGGGGAACTCAG gcAACTCCGCGAACTGAACAGCGACATGGATCGCGACAATGAAACGATGGCCCTCCAACTTCAAGAGCTCTCCACCACCGTCGCA GGAGTGACGGCGGAGCGCGACCAGCTTCAGCAAGAAGTGACTTCTCTTCGCGAACAGCTCGAGAGTCTTCGAGTGTCTGGTTCACCAAGGCAAGCCCAAAACTACTACGGTCCGAATGAACG ATACCCCGAGAGCGCTGACGGCAGCAGGCCCAGCCGGTCGACGCGAGAAGGCAGCTGGCATGCAGGTGCGTCGGCTGAGACGAGAAGTAGCTCGCGTCGAGATCGGAGCCGctacgcagagaaagacagagagtaCGAAGCGAAcggccgcggagacagcaaggAAGTCGTGGACTGTGTGCGCCGGGAACGCGAGGAGCGCGCGTGCAGTCGGGAGGTCGACGCGAGCAAGGTGGACGGCCGCGACAGTCGTCACGCGTTGCCGTTCTACGCGAGTGTAAGGCGAGACGAGACGCACCATGCAGGCGCCTCCGAGTCGAGAAGAACCGAACGCGGCGCCTCCAGAGGCAGCTACAAAGACTACGGGGCAGGCATGCGACATCACACTCACGAGCGCGactggaggcgagaagaagacaaagagagaagtggaCGGTCAGAGAGAGACTACAAAGTGCGGGCGGACCGCGGAAGGACAACCAAGGAcgagcgagagcgaagatACGACTGA